A genomic window from Candidatus Binatia bacterium includes:
- a CDS encoding carbonic anhydrase encodes MADCPTPLSRMDSRLATEAIFDSGLGDLFNIRIAGNVVSDQGHGPPCDNLGAIVEPIAVSVRAETETSSDRVGANEAFVRKVTVMNVRRSMEQVRERSGTLRKLIDEGKIQLVGGIYDVSTRKVEFLDPA; translated from the coding sequence GTGGCGGACTGCCCGACTCCCCTGTCCCGCATGGACTCGCGGCTCGCGACCGAGGCGATCTTCGATTCCGGCCTCGGAGATCTCTTCAACATTCGGATCGCCGGCAACGTGGTTTCGGATCAAGGCCACGGCCCGCCCTGCGACAACCTCGGTGCGATCGTCGAACCGATTGCGGTGTCCGTGCGGGCGGAGACCGAGACCTCATCGGACCGAGTCGGAGCGAACGAGGCGTTCGTCCGCAAGGTCACGGTGATGAACGTCCGGCGCTCCATGGAACAGGTGCGGGAGCGCAGTGGTACCCTGCGCAAGCTGATCGACGAGGGAAAGATCCAGCTGGTAGGCGGGATTTACGACGTGTCGACCAGGAAGGTGGAGTTCCTCGACCCCGCCTGA
- a CDS encoding UbiA family prenyltransferase, producing MPVDVRTLLAICRVSNLPTVWMNVLAAALLAQASPPASAVLFLMAVLSCSYCGGMVLNDYFDREHDARDQPFRPIPSGRIRKGQARRLGTGLLAMGLGLMVFAPNPTAMVPATALLAAIYVYDRWHKDLSASVFLMAATRTLVFVITGWALTGGVSGLVLFAGAVSFVWTLSVTVVARQENARGERFGFPVIPWMIAGMALVDGILLAIFVGPGWLAVGVATMFLTRFGQQYVRGD from the coding sequence ATGCCCGTCGACGTAAGAACACTGCTCGCGATTTGTCGGGTCAGCAATCTGCCGACCGTGTGGATGAACGTTCTCGCCGCCGCCTTGCTCGCGCAGGCCAGCCCACCTGCTTCCGCGGTCCTCTTCTTGATGGCGGTTCTCTCCTGCTCCTACTGCGGTGGGATGGTTCTAAACGACTACTTCGACCGCGAGCACGATGCGCGCGATCAGCCGTTTCGTCCGATTCCGTCTGGACGGATCCGGAAGGGCCAGGCGCGTCGGCTTGGCACGGGCTTGCTCGCGATGGGGCTCGGCCTGATGGTCTTCGCGCCGAATCCGACCGCGATGGTCCCGGCGACGGCCCTTCTCGCCGCGATTTACGTCTACGATCGCTGGCACAAAGACCTCTCCGCGAGCGTCTTTCTGATGGCCGCAACGCGGACGCTCGTGTTCGTGATCACGGGCTGGGCACTCACGGGCGGTGTTTCCGGCCTCGTCCTCTTCGCGGGTGCGGTCTCCTTCGTGTGGACGCTCTCGGTGACCGTCGTCGCCCGACAGGAGAACGCGCGTGGCGAGCGGTTCGGGTTCCCGGTCATTCCTTGGATGATCGCCGGGATGGCGCTCGTCGACGGAATTCTGCTCGCGATCTTCGTCGGTCCCGGATGGCTGGCCGTCGGCGTCGCGACGATGTTCCTCACCCGTTTCGGGCAGCAGTACGTCCGCGGGGATTGA
- a CDS encoding alpha/beta hydrolase — MADLLHRELPARLNGHGQEIGKGNGHSAALSTRLVPMIQNAMPLLGVGRPSPNEDGDVEILGTTRALHRFVEAPGDSGTIAWHFVEAGEGEPVVLLHGLPGSWFTWHRQIDDLARDHRVLAIDLKGYGQSQKTPGDYRPEGVAEQLVALFDVLGLDRVNLVAHDQGAVVADYLGAAHPFRVRRYVRGQQHLYHFNESLAQQQKLFADPVRGQILRAPALLVAALFAERSHHPVPSEDLRRTAREWSYPGIGTAVARYFQASSARQEWVDRRTRLMSDWRFPVLVLQGEHDPRQPREFYEDIEGTMPDAVVGFVDAGQYFVFENPQQTTRVIRDFLLK, encoded by the coding sequence ATGGCAGATTTGCTCCATAGGGAACTCCCCGCGCGCCTGAACGGACACGGTCAGGAAATCGGCAAGGGGAACGGCCACAGTGCCGCTCTGTCGACCCGGCTCGTCCCGATGATCCAGAACGCGATGCCGCTGCTCGGTGTCGGTCGGCCGTCACCGAACGAGGACGGCGACGTCGAGATTCTCGGTACGACACGTGCGCTGCATCGCTTCGTAGAGGCGCCCGGGGACAGCGGTACCATCGCGTGGCACTTCGTCGAGGCCGGCGAGGGGGAGCCCGTGGTCCTGCTGCACGGCCTCCCGGGCTCCTGGTTCACGTGGCATCGACAGATCGACGACCTGGCGCGCGACCACCGGGTGCTCGCGATCGACCTGAAGGGCTACGGGCAGAGTCAGAAGACCCCAGGCGATTACCGTCCGGAGGGCGTCGCCGAGCAACTCGTTGCCTTGTTCGACGTTCTCGGTCTCGATCGCGTGAATCTCGTCGCGCACGACCAGGGTGCTGTCGTCGCCGACTACCTCGGTGCGGCTCACCCGTTTCGTGTGCGGCGTTACGTCCGTGGACAGCAGCACCTCTACCATTTCAACGAGTCGCTCGCGCAGCAGCAGAAGCTCTTCGCCGATCCGGTCCGCGGGCAGATCCTTCGGGCCCCGGCGCTCCTCGTGGCGGCCCTGTTCGCCGAGCGGAGTCATCATCCCGTTCCGTCCGAGGACCTTCGCCGTACCGCGCGCGAGTGGAGCTACCCGGGCATCGGTACGGCCGTGGCGCGCTACTTCCAGGCGTCGTCGGCTCGCCAGGAATGGGTCGATCGACGCACGCGGCTCATGAGTGACTGGCGGTTCCCGGTCCTCGTTCTTCAGGGTGAGCACGACCCTCGGCAACCGCGCGAGTTCTACGAGGACATCGAGGGGACGATGCCCGATGCGGTCGTGGGGTTCGTCGACGCCGGCCAGTATTTCGTCTTCGAGAACCCGCAGCAGACGACGCGCGTGATTCGGGACTTTCTCTTGAAGTAG
- a CDS encoding TauD/TfdA family dioxygenase, which produces MRPLSALIGAEVLGVDLRAPLAAADVSAIETALLDHLVVFFRGQDVTPKQQIAFARQFGEISIPPITPKYGTDPELVVLDQVSPKGEGADAWHSDNTFMAEPPMGSILKAVQLPAVGGDTCFASMYAAYEALSLPVRALVDELRAVHDLTRPLQKAIAAGHSTADLGELQKKWPPVEHPVARTHPQTSRKALYVNRNSTTHLVGLSERENEVLLPFLVDHVRSPQFQCRFHWDVGSIAFWDNRSVQHYAVPDYTERRVMHRVTLSGDAPR; this is translated from the coding sequence GTGCGTCCACTTTCGGCTCTGATCGGGGCCGAGGTCCTGGGAGTCGATCTTCGCGCGCCGCTCGCCGCAGCGGACGTCTCGGCGATCGAGACCGCATTGCTCGACCACCTCGTCGTGTTCTTCCGTGGGCAGGACGTCACACCCAAACAGCAGATCGCATTCGCGCGTCAGTTCGGCGAGATCAGCATTCCGCCGATTACCCCGAAGTACGGCACCGACCCGGAACTCGTGGTGCTCGATCAGGTCTCGCCGAAGGGGGAGGGCGCAGACGCCTGGCACAGCGACAACACGTTCATGGCCGAGCCGCCGATGGGTTCGATCCTCAAGGCGGTTCAGTTGCCCGCGGTCGGCGGCGATACGTGCTTTGCGAGTATGTACGCAGCGTACGAGGCGCTCTCTCTTCCGGTTCGGGCGCTGGTGGATGAGCTCCGCGCCGTGCACGATCTCACCCGGCCTCTCCAGAAAGCGATTGCGGCGGGTCACAGCACTGCGGATCTCGGCGAGCTGCAGAAGAAGTGGCCTCCGGTCGAACATCCGGTCGCGCGCACGCACCCGCAAACCAGCCGGAAGGCGCTGTACGTGAATCGAAATTCGACGACGCACCTCGTCGGCTTGTCGGAGCGCGAAAACGAAGTCCTGCTTCCGTTCCTAGTCGATCATGTGCGGTCGCCACAGTTCCAGTGTCGCTTCCACTGGGACGTCGGTTCGATTGCGTTCTGGGACAATCGATCGGTCCAACACTACGCGGTACCGGACTACACCGAGCGTCGAGTGATGCACCGCGTGACCTTGTCGGGTGACGCACCTCGTTGA